The genomic region GGATGCGACTATGGGGGGATACGACCCTCGGTTAGGAATGCAGAGAACGCCGGCATATTTTCAACACACTCAAATGAGTTCTTACAGTCTCCTTAGTTGACACCCATATCACTCACCACACACAAAGTCGCAGACACGACAAGTGACctgaactcattgactcccagccattatcATTGAAGcagcccccttcgctcccggctgttttactggattttgactgattttgcaaggcccacagaatattctgttctattgctataaaaacatggaacctaccaaaagaaacattagagTCTCTTGAActctcttttttcatcaggaaaaaaaaaaaaaaattctatctgtttccgttttgcagcaaatagcatgagaatatagctaaatttgatcattaatcacaaatctgcttagaattgttgggaaacagcttgttttcatcatggccctggttgaactACAATattatattctgctgccacctttggccatttttttttaaattactaccattttttcactcattctctgcagttgagaggctgcatcacagCCAccgtatgcgctagcataataaaacaaaacatataaatatgtctttgggacatttaatacatttaaaatagaaagcatttctacgtttttgggagcaaatgagttaaggactcTGCATATTGTTAATCAGCCTTAGTTCAGTctgtttttttaggtttttggtgTGAAGCCAGAGAAAATTCACACAACTGACTTCATATTAGGTCTGCACGATATAACGTTTGAACATCGCGATTGCGATGTGGGCATGCGCGATAGCCACATCGCGGGACGtgcgatatttttatttttgaacaagcaaagttttgttttgcttcataaaagCAGCAAGCTACTCCATGCTCAGCGCAGCCTGCCTCACTCTCCCCCTCCCTCCTGCTAATCAGTCACCGCCGGAtttactcaggaaaatgcactttttaaatacagaatgtacacactttaactttctctcagtctacacaactgtgtttttgttaatcttttgtggtaatttcatcctaaacccccacctccccagtctgtattttgccattttgtgtttgttttgtaaacagcgggacatttcagtggaaagacagtgtttacaaccctccagccaatcgcagagcggggggggttggcgtgtcacaaacggggccgtatcagctgcgtgacgtcactcccgcggcaatttgaaagcacgcacggatttttaattttttttcactctcaccccgggtttacaccggttgcggttgcggtgcggttgcggtgcgttccggcgacgcaagcaattagattccattcattcgaatggtgcagtttacaccccttgcgggtgcgttgcgtgtcgactgcgtctcagctgcggcgtgccgcagcccttccgcaaggatagacctattttctatttttgccggacgccgcagcggtaggcctccggcaaatggcaagctagcacaaaacacatcgagcgggacaggaagaccgacgcagtttcgaaataaatttccggttacctttcaagataaaacactcgccagctcctatttcgcaagcatgctagcaaaacgtgatgtgggcttAGACGgtcctggagttaacgtgcgaggtgctcattcacggtttagacaccagcgaacatggacgaggagaggtttatattggaggtagaaagccacaaaataaaaaaagtccacctctctttctgcttctctgttgagcacagactttctgtgtgtttgtcgttgtttttaatgccacatgaccgcGCGGTCAAGCGAGACACgccgggaagtggtcggcgacggagctgccggaccgcagctgtgcggattggccaaaaaattgacccgtccggaggacgcagtcaacacgcaccgcaccgcagccgcaccgcaaccgcaaccggtgtaaacccggggtgactcactcactcactcactcactcactcactcatagaagcttacgtgtgtgaatgagtgagtgaagaaaaaaaataatccgtgtgtgctttcaaattgccgcgggagtgacgtcacgcagctgacacgttcgcccggccccgtttgcgacgaaattaccacaaaagatgaacaaaaacacagatgtttaGATTGAGAgcaagttaaagtgtgtacatcctgtatttaaaaagtgcattttcctgagtgaatccggcagacagcccctttaagatAAGACTTAGCACCTAAAAAGTAACTTGTTCTTAGAGAATTCTAATCTATTATAAtactaatgatgataataatttaattagaaATCAGACAATTATTTATGGTAAAATATCAAGTTTTTGCATTGGAATAAAACATTAAAGAAGCAGTTCACCTCCAAAATGACTTTTCTATTGATTACTCATGCCATGGAGACTTGAGTACAGTagagtcatttttttgtatttgtcacaTTCCTAACACAAAAATTTAATTTGAGAAAAAATTCCCCCCATTCATTACAATGGAGCTTTGCAAACAGAGCTATTCAAGTCATCTGATGAAAATTCTTCtgtttttaatatcgcaatatatatcGCAGACACCAAAAAAATCGCAATGTTAGTTTgatccaatatcgtgcagccctacttcatattattacagtattatcatcatcatgatgAAATGAGCATCTGACAGGGATGTGCCAGCACGAGTTAAGGATGAGTACCTGGCGAGCCCTTGGCGAGCGTTCCCACCCGACTGCCTCGCCCATGTCCCAGCGTGCCTTGCTGCGACCCTGTTTCAGATGATGTGGAACCCGAGTGGGAGTGACTCCTCTCCTTCAGGCTCCCGGACGACCTCTGGTACCAGCAACGCAGCTCTTCCGACACGGCCGCCCTCCCCCCTCCTCCGCCGCCGCTCCCCTCGCGCCCCAGCGATGGCGTCCGTACAATCTGCGAGCGGGACGGCGTTAGTCGGCCGCCGCCCTCGCCGCCGTCCTCCCCTCCCCAGGCCTCCTTGTACAGTCCCCCGGCCGTGTAGGAGCTGGAGGTCTTGAATTGGGCCTTGACGCTGTAGTGGCCCTCCTGGTCGCTCTCCAGGCTGCGCACCACCACCGGGTTGGGGCTGCCCTCCACGTACAGCGGGTACTCTTTGATGCGGTACTGCGAGGACGGCTGGCTTTGGCTGTGGAGGTAGACGCCGTGGTGTCCTCCGCTGATGCCGCCTCCGCCCGAACCCCCGACCGAGCCGTTCTTAGCTGCCAGGTTTGGCATAGAGCCCGAGTTGGACGAGCCCAGGTGACCGGCGGACCTGGAGGGAACACGTGGATCCATCACAGAGATGCTACAAAAAGAACTTtcacaaaatatggaaaatcgTTCAAGCATGTATTCAGCACTCTGGATATCACGTTTAAGGTCCATTTACGAGTACGTCCTCACCAGTAAGACACATTTTGATCATATTACCCCATACTGGCCAACTTGCACTGGTTCCCTGTCCACTTgagatatgtttttgttttgttactgaTGCACAAAATATTACATGGCTTCCTATTTTGGTGACTTAGTCATACTGTGTGTTCCATCTGAGACATACACTCGCTGCTCTTGGTGActaaaataagttaaaataagttagcatgttatagAGCATTCCCTATTCAGGCACTAGTTATAACCGCGGAAATTTCAGCTACCATCTCTGCAGAAATGTTAAAATCTCAATTTAAGCCTTATTTTTATAATCTCACATTTAGCTAAACCATACCTAGTATGCAAATTGCCTCTTGCCCCACCTCTGACAGTGACGTCtggattttggcctgttttactgtacttctctctcctcctccccTGCTCTCATGCTCAAAGATGGGGCTGGGTGACGTTCATcaatacggagcccctaaggtgacatggtagaaaaaaaaaaccctttgcGTCCCTCGCAAACATCTttgtgttccctcgcaatctttgcgagggaacgcaaagttgtttttttcgtctACCATGTCActttcgctgcgccgtaaacacttccggatcatcttccatgtgaacaaaagcgacgtgtaaacaaagcagtggaaaaatacatgcttccATCCTactcgctttgggaaagctttcccactattttgtttcatgtttacaaacgttccatcctcgtcgcaaTCTTcgtgttccctcgcaatctttgcgagagaacgcaaagatgtttgctagggaacgcaaagttgttttttttctctaccatgtcaccataggggctccgtacaaaaTTTGTTGCCGAAAAGATTTTACACAGACCAACCAGTCCAgtccaggggtctgcaacctcaGGCTCTAGAGCCATTTAGTCGCTCTCCTATGGATCTCTAAAATTAGGAGAAAttaataaaattcacatttttttttttaaatatttttttttcaataaagtattatttaaattaattaacaatttagattaaaaaaaaagaatcattaaATATCCAAAACAACGTCAGTCCAAATatgtaagttgtcagaaaaaagaCAGGCAAAGAAGAAAAGCAGTAAATTACCatatatttttcataaaattgcaacaaaaagttatcaaattaattttcaaaaaggCAGAAAACGTTAAGAAAGTAACTTTAAAAGCCCCAAATCAAAAGACATCACAAAAATTACCcgatgtccacaaaattgccaaaaatgtcagaaaattctaagcaaaaaagccaaaaaaataaaaaataacgatAATGTaatcataaaattgccaaaaatgctcaaaattcaatagaaagtcagaaaagtctaaaaatctaTGAAAATATTCACTAAACTGTTTGAGAAATATAACgttcgaaaaaaaaaggggttttgTGTCACAACTGACCTCCAGTGCGGGGTAGGTTGTGCCATTAGTCCAGAATTCAGTGGAGTAAATTATGCCATTGATAACTCAAGTAAAAAAGATCATTTTAATCTCACAAACGATTATGCTATATTAAAGTAAGGCTTCAGAGGCCTTTTCTTCTTTAATTCTTTTGCTATtcctgttcagcctttttttttatcttcttcGTGAGCCTTCTCCAACTCCATCATCTCAGGTGTGTCAGTCAAAATTCAACACAGCTTGGGTTACccaagtccaccattttgaaaaaaatgcatccCCCAGCTGTTTTGAGCCAGCATCATACTAACCATATAGACACATGATATAGCTTACTAAAGCACTAAAACACGTATGAACTGTTTTCAAAGTTGTCCGTAATTGTTCAAACACagccataaaaaacaaaacaaaaactgaataaTAGTAATTTTACTTTGGagggcaaaaatgttttttaaacttATATATGCTCACCTCTCAAGCAACATGTCTCCCTTTTTTACTGGATGAGCAAAATGGATGTTTCTTCAAAAATATGTGGTCACATGACCAACTCCTTCTATGTTTTCTAAATAACAGGGGTGGAACTACTTGCCCCTTGGCACAAATTACCCCGCTCTCCCCTACATAGACCATAAACTGAatacagtaaaacctccgctgacgaacgctgaagctcacgaacttttcgcctcaagaacattaaattcacgagcatatagtctcgtgctgacgaactagttttcggcggacgaaccaaaccacgcggtcgaacagcaccacggtggtgGCCACGAGAGGATGACGGACGCttacggcgtcccagttcgtcaccccctttctttgagtgtggacgtggtttgtgtttgatagacattttggaccatattgagtgtacttttgctattatgggaccgaaaaagaccccaccacaggctagtgttaagcctaatgctgcgttctcaccaaaagcgagggacggcgattcggcggcgcgtttgcattgtagtcaatggagttcgcgccactaaaaaaagcgaaagtgctatcacgtacctcaaaaaaggagaaaatagtgccacggctgtttagtcccaggaaagaagtgaaagtagttggtgGTGCTCACTTttggttgactcgctaaagtgctccacttccttgttcaccaagggacacacctcctccgctccggtgagcacgaaagcgcgaatgagcggcaaccgttccataaacactctacgcggtgaaacgctcgcgaatgaagtaagtctaccattgctaccatccttaagaacacaaaggtaaataaaacgactttattatacagtacagtttatttctttaattacaatacaatagcacatttattatacataaaataaggtatattttttgtgtagttttaaggcttatttagtagaaaattatgttttatagggacctgggaacggattattctcattttaatggtttcttatgggaaataaatgttcggaagacgaacttttcgccttacacacactttctgggaaccaattatgttcgtgagctgaagtATCACTGTATCAGGATATGtaataaatgctcaaacggTTTGCCCATCCGGTAATCTTACctgtgcctctgccgctggcgtTGCCTGGCTTTGGAAGGCGAGTCCTCCCCGAGAGTTGAGTAGTTGGGGTTGCTACCAGGCGCCAAGGGCCCACCAGCCGGGTAGAAGTGCTCCGAGCTGCTCTGGCTGGTGCAGGATGAGCAGTCGTCCAGCGGGTCAGAGCCATTGGAGCTCCGCGTCGGGCCCAGTAAAAAGTCCGGGCTGCCCAGCGTGCCCAGGGCATGCGGGTGTGCGTCCGGCTCCGACGTCAGGAGCTTGCCCTGGGACTCCAGGCTGGAGCTGCGGTTCCTAAAGTGCTGAGCGAGGCTGTGCAGACGTGTGGGGCTGATGTCCACTGACCTGTGGGACACGCAAACAAAACTTCAGTGTTTTACAGTCATATCAGAGTTTTTAATTGGCCCAAAGTTAATGAGTTTGAGGTTAAGTTATGGAGGACTGACCTGGTGGAATGTACGTAGTGTGGCGTCCGGGTCCTCAGGTCGGGCGTGGACGGCATGCTGGATTGAGAGTTCCACTGAGGGAGGCTTCTGATGGGGCTGCTCTGCAGAGAGTTGCTTCCTCCTGCTTCTGTGCTGCCAGAGCTCGGGAATCTTCTGTGACTGAAGAGGAAAAGTACCGAAATTGGATGAATCGCACACAAAATAAGTGCACCTTGAGAGATCATCATCTGTCCCGTGTTGTGACATTTTTCAAACGTAAAATATGTGCTTTGGCTCAGCAAAGTTTGGGAAACAACAGTTGAGTCAACGCAGCCTCCTACCTGGAATGGGAGGAGCGCTTCTTGACTTTTTCGTACGGCTCGTCAAGCGATGACTCGCTCCACATTTTGGGCTTGATGGGCGATTTGTCGTAGTCGGCACGGCCGAAGTGCAGGTGCCGCAGCCCGTCCAGGGACTGCGGTGGCGGGGGACGACTGTGAGACGGCGGACGCGGGGGGAGGCCCTTGTGCGGCGACGCCATCGGCGAGAAGTTGGGCGTGCCGGTCACTTGGGAGTCATCGTCATCCAGGACCAGAGCGTCAGATAAAGAACTGTCTTCAGAGCCGATGTTGGCCTCTACAGGACGGAAAAACACCAGCAGGTGCACGGGTTATGACCAAATTTGTCCATAAATCAAGACATGCCTTTAAACTATGCTCATGCAGTAGTAAACAAAAAATCTGATAAATCTGTCAATTGTTTATCttttgtcatcatttttttgcccagatttttattctttaatgTATTTCCATCATATTTTTGTTCACGGTGAAATTGTtatattttgtcacattttttgctcattttaaaaaattctcaGATGATGAGACAAACCTCATctgctttttcttttactttttttggtcttttttttttttttttttaacctaatttttgttaaaagtgtgtcactttccccccccttttttttcttttgttgtaaAATTCACAATCCGTTTGTCAGTTTTTATGGTcatatttttgtcagtttttgcTGTCCAAGGCTCATTATACTTTTTAGCAGTTCTTTGCCAAATTTCATTGCTGTAAATTTGTCAGATTTAAAGCGGAAGTAACCCCAAAATATGTTCTTTATAATAAATGTTGTATGTGACCCCAGGAGTTTAAAAACAGtatttttgattaattttgcatttatgaagtatgagttaagcagcaaaatcaaccTCAGGGGGAGGCcattctgccacttgctggcgactgaagatgacatcacagttgctcttgACCAATAATGGCTCACCTTGCAAACGTCACATAACCAAAATTCAGAAAACggttgttatttatttagattttcatttgttaatgttttggtaacatttatttgacatctttttgcTAGATTTTTCCACGTCAGTTCATTTACATTTTAagtctttgttttgttgttgttgttttggtttttttttaaccatgttttttgttcaaggtgtttttgtcagattattcaTGTGTTATTTCTCTGGatagttttgtgtgtgttttttttaaaacagcatttatttttgttatcaaGCGTTACGTTCTTATATTATAAGGTGATCATATACATGGTGATGTTCAACACTAACGCAAAAGTAAAGTCATAATTATGTTCattatttgaatgaaaaaaacaacaacaacatttctcGGCCTTAAATACAAAGCGATAAAAATTGCCAAGGTGTCTATTAGAGTAGAAGCTAATACATTACAAAATACTGTCGGTGTGTCAAAAATGTGTGGTGGTACCTTCAATTATAAGCGATGCTCTCTGTGTGGGCTTCTTTCCAGAGCGAACCCGATATTCATTGATGGAGTTCTCAATCTCCTGTAACTTCTTGAGAGCGTTGAGATAAGACGTCTTCCTCTGCTTCTTCAGCTTCTTGCTGCTCACGTGCGGGTCACTGGCCAGTCGGCGGGCGGCCTCGGTAATTTGCGATTGAATGGCGAACTCTCGCTCCAGCCGTTCCAGCTCCTGTTCCTGGGACGAGCACATACCGGGATATGAAGCCAACAGCGTGGGCGACACCAGCAAGCTAAGTTAAGTCACATACTCGTCGGGATCCAGAAGCAACAACACAGGCTTAGTTTGCAGACACTGTAATTCTCCTCTATTCTATGCATAACGCAGGTTGCCAAAGAACGTGCGGTGCAGAAATAATTTATCTCGGTCGCAGCAGATTTTCTCACCGCTGAATCATCTCTATAGAAACACTTGGCGCTCCAATAAAAACAAGCTGGTGTCTATAACAAGGCTGACTTTCTCCACAATTCTGCTGGGATTTGTCAAACAGGGATCACCAAGTCAAACATCTCAATCCTACTTCAAGTTATATTTAGTATCAAAAGTACTGTACTGCAAAAAGGGGTACAGTATGCATataaaaataggaaaaaaattaatctgttttaaatttaacttttttttttttttttttaccattggaCTGAACCACTGATATGAACTTTTCTATTGACTATATTCTAATTTATTGAGCATCTATTTTACTATATTCTGTATTGCATACTGTATATAGACATTGAATGCATGTGTGCGCCTATCATTGGAATGTATTCACTTGGGTCGACATCATTTCTCAGTTATGAGAAATCTCGATTACTAACACACACTGCTAGAGGAGGTTTATGTGTGTGAATGAGCGGCCATTGGTGAACAAGCACATTTGTGATatttaactttatttaaaaaaaaaaaaaaaagtcctggaaGCTTTTCAAAGCCAACAACTTCTgccattaaaaatataaaccTACGCACATTCTATCCACCAGCAGGCATGTAACCACAAACTCTTCTTGTGAAGGGAACTATTTTTAAAAGTACTGCagctctggatttttttttatttttattttcaaccaaGGAACATAATGATTGCTTTGGCACAAGGGCCATCATGTTTTGGTGCGTTCCAGATAACACaactttaaaatgaaaatttcaacAATATAATTTTTAGACTTGCTCAACTAGTTGTAATGTGTTGACCCCACAATAGAGGGGCAGCGCAGGCAGCTCCTTCAAAACAGGCTACTTTTAACAGAAAAGGAAGGAAAGTACGGCTGATCAAGATAACAACTTGAATAACTTCATTACAAAATCTCTGCTTTGAAGTTTCACAGCGGTCATCTTTCAACATGGATGTTACAAGGAAAAAATATGCATattgaaatttgaaaaaattaatTGGTGCAATGGGGACGACCCCTGAGGAAAGGGCCTATAAAAGACAGACTGTGCAAAGTTCAGATAATTTCACacttccacacacacaaaaaaaaaaaaaaaaaaaagcaaataaagtGCAAATATTCTGCTGCTTAGTCTTGATGATCGACAAGACATATCAATGTCCTAATACGAGAAAATAACATGCACATTTGATATTGTATCATGTGCAACTTGGTTTAGTTATTtataaatgcaaaaatgttaCCTGACCTCTCGATTAATCGATAGTATAGTAAGTTGTTAGAATaaacaattctaaaaatatttgatagctgcaGCTCAAGTAGAAAGAGTGCTATAATCATGGGTATAAATAACAATTTTGGTGTGGTTCTCACATGAGCACCACCAGAGGTTGCTGTTTGGTGCTCATTTTTCCTCCCGACTCATGGATGAACTTAAAAGACGTACAGCTCTCCTGAACAAAGCAGGGCTCGTGGGCCACATCTGGCACATTCACAGTGAATGTCCCTCGCAGTCTTAATGAGGTCAAAAAACGTGAAATATgccctgttttttttattttcatgtgtGATGTACTTTTGACAAAAGCATGTCACAAACTCAAGGTGTGTTTTAAGCTGTGAAAAaccttcataataataatacaaataatacaaataataataataacaacaacaataataataataataataataataacaataataataacaataataatataatttacctcCCCCTTAGGAAGAATCTTCTGCTCATCCAGTTTGAAGGCAGTGCCAATTTTTCGCCTCACTGTGGGAGCTTCTTCGCCTGGATCGAGAGGATATTCCTTGGGAAGTTTCCCTGTCAGCTCCTGCAAATGAAGTAAAATGAGGCTACAAATAAACATTTAGAAGagaagacttctttttttttcttggcataCAGCTTCTCTGATGCAGATGTTCTTGAGCTCCTCAAGCCTCTGCCTCAGCGTCTCTTCAAGAGCTTCCTGGCGGGCCCTCAGAGCAGCCAGCATGTCTTTCTTGGCTGTTTGGGAGCTGTCTGATTCTTGAGATCCTGCAAAACAATCACAACGGGGAAGTGTCAGGAGCGTGCTGGTATGCTGCTGTTTGTGGTTGTGGGGTCTTGGCTGCCCAGGAGAAAGAAGGAGAGATTGTCCATGCACCTGCACAAGCCTGCCAGGATGTTTACAGGGAAGTGAGTGGAACACGTCGATAAGGAAGCTGTTTGTTTCAAGGAAAAAGGGGGGCAGCGCAGAGGACAAAGTCAGTGACGCACAGTCTCAGGGGGGCACGAGATGGTGCCAGCCTTGTTTGTAACACGCCTTTAAGTTTAAGACAACtgctcacacgcacgcacgcacacattagCACGCTCGCACACACACCCTCTCCTTGGGAAAAGACAGAAACAACGCAAGACTCACCGGCTGAGAAAGCTGTGgcagaaagaaaaacatatgGCTTTAATTCACTCAAGGTTGGATTGTTGGCTATTCTCACATTGGCTTCTAAAGACACAATGTGAAGCAATGATCTTTGGGATGGCACACTGGCCTATTATGAAGAGAAAGGTGTGATGTTGGCATGGCTACCATGTAATGTagcgtattaacgcatattaatcgtactattttttttttaccgcacttgagccttgaacgtaaccgcggatggttacattgaaggctgcgcaggtcagtgattaggtcaatgcacgacatttcctacgcctgctgttccaagatgagcggggtgactccggttggtgtgctcggtggtaaatttcgctttaaaaaacaccccgacaggactttagataaaacaaaagtaatttgcgtttaattaattaataattgctgaattgcacccaattgatatgatgctgttacgttttgagcaatacacgcatgcatgcaattgcgtacatgcatttaatcaatgtttgcaaacgacattcagataataaaatgcattaatgtcaaagtattacggtattttatttttttatattacgcgaatacgcaagtaatttagctgattaatcgtgattaatcaaaattaaaaagtgtgattaatcagattaaaaattgtaatcgtttgccAACActaatttataatttatatatatata from Festucalex cinctus isolate MCC-2025b chromosome 3, RoL_Fcin_1.0, whole genome shotgun sequence harbors:
- the frmd4a gene encoding FERM domain-containing protein 4A isoform X3; the encoded protein is MQSVDCCCSQSSAGLATFWITGTERFLDWSDAEGRWANTVDCFSMLQLKMTEGRRCQVHLLDDRKLELLVQPKLMAKDLLDLVASHFNLKEKEYFGIAYTDETGHFSWLQLDRRVLEHEFPKKSGPIVLYFCVRFYIESISYLKDNATIELFFLNAKSIIYKELIEVDSDVVFELASYILQEAKSDFTSNDTTRSDLKKLPALPTQALKEHPSLAYCEERVIEHYKKLNGQSRGQAIVNYMSIVESLPTYGVHYYAVKDKQGIPWWLGLSYKGIFQYDHQDKVKPRKVFQWRQLENLYFREKKFSVEVHDPRSRASVTRRTFGHSGIAVHTWYACPALIKSIWAMAISQHQFYLDRKQSKSKIHAARSLSEIAIDLTETGTLKTSKLANMGSKGKIISGSSGSLLSSGSQESDSSQTAKKDMLAALRARQEALEETLRQRLEELKNICIREAELTGKLPKEYPLDPGEEAPTVRRKIGTAFKLDEQKILPKGEEQELERLEREFAIQSQITEAARRLASDPHVSSKKLKKQRKTSYLNALKKLQEIENSINEYRVRSGKKPTQRASLIIEEANIGSEDSSLSDALVLDDDDSQVTGTPNFSPMASPHKGLPPRPPSHSRPPPPQSLDGLRHLHFGRADYDKSPIKPKMWSESSLDEPYEKVKKRSSHSSHRRFPSSGSTEAGGSNSLQSSPIRSLPQWNSQSSMPSTPDLRTRTPHYVHSTRSVDISPTRLHSLAQHFRNRSSSLESQGKLLTSEPDAHPHALGTLGSPDFLLGPTRSSNGSDPLDDCSSCTSQSSSEHFYPAGGPLAPGSNPNYSTLGEDSPSKARQRQRQRHRSAGHLGSSNSGSMPNLAAKNGSVGGSGGGGISGGHHGVYLHSQSQPSSQYRIKEYPLYVEGSPNPVVVRSLESDQEGHYSVKAQFKTSSSYTAGGLYKEAWGGEDGGEGGGRLTPSRSQIVRTPSLGREGSGGGGGGRAAVSEELRCWYQRSSGSLKERSHSHSGSTSSETGSQQGTLGHGRGSRVGTLAKGSPVASPHSQRSMTPSSEQAATPTPPCSPQHILNWQSGSFSDSCFLGSPSCSELADVQWYRRDKAKPGTLV
- the frmd4a gene encoding FERM domain-containing protein 4A isoform X9 translates to MEGLLSPMRTRMTEGRRCQVHLLDDRKLELLVQPKLMAKDLLDLVASHFNLKEKEYFGIAYTDETGHFSWLQLDRRVLEHEFPKKSGPIVLYFCVRFYIESISYLKDNATIELFFLNAKSIIYKELIEVDSDVVFELASYILQEAKSDFTSNDTTRSDLKKLPALPTQALKEHPSLAYCEERVIEHYKKLNGQSRGQAIVNYMSIVESLPTYGVHYYAVKDKQGIPWWLGLSYKGIFQYDHQDKVKPRKVFQWRQLENLYFREKKFSVEVHDPRSRASVTRRTFGHSGIAVHTWYACPALIKSIWAMAISQHQFYLDRKQSKSKIHAARSLSEIAIDLTETGTLKTSKLANMGSKGKIISGSSGSLLSSGSQESDSSQTAKKDMLAALRARQEALEETLRQRLEELKNICIREAELTGKLPKEYPLDPGEEAPTVRRKIGTAFKLDEQKILPKGEEQELERLEREFAIQSQITEAARRLASDPHVSSKKLKKQRKTSYLNALKKLQEIENSINEYRVRSGKKPTQRASLIIEEANIGSEDSSLSDALVLDDDDSQVTGTPNFSPMASPHKGLPPRPPSHSRPPPPQSLDGLRHLHFGRADYDKSPIKPKMWSESSLDEPYEKVKKRSSHSSHRRFPSSGSTEAGGSNSLQSSPIRSLPQWNSQSSMPSTPDLRTRTPHYVHSTRSVDISPTRLHSLAQHFRNRSSSLESQGKLLTSEPDAHPHALGTLGSPDFLLGPTRSSNGSDPLDDCSSCTSQSSSEHFYPAGGPLAPGSNPNYSTLGEDSPSKARQRQRQRHRSAGHLGSSNSGSMPNLAAKNGSVGGSGGGGISGGHHGVYLHSQSQPSSQYRIKEYPLYVEGSPNPVVVRSLESDQEGHYSVKAQFKTSSSYTAGGLYKEAWGGEDGGEGGGRLTPSRSQIVRTPSLGREGSGGGGGGRAAVSEELRCWYQRSSGSLKERSHSHSGSTSSETGSQQGTLGHGRGSRVGTLAKGSPVASPHSQRSMTPSSEQAATPTPPCSPQHILNWQSGSFSDSCFLGSPSCSELADVQWYRRDKAKPGTLV
- the frmd4a gene encoding FERM domain-containing protein 4A isoform X1; the protein is MFKETNDTCGCLTSCPVMEALWPGPIEAECTRHHGLLWAVVHMRSFHAPLQLLHTHLCASRPLYQMTEGRRCQVHLLDDRKLELLVQPKLMAKDLLDLVASHFNLKEKEYFGIAYTDETGHFSWLQLDRRVLEHEFPKKSGPIVLYFCVRFYIESISYLKDNATIELFFLNAKSIIYKELIEVDSDVVFELASYILQEAKSDFTSNDTTRSDLKKLPALPTQALKEHPSLAYCEERVIEHYKKLNGQSRGQAIVNYMSIVESLPTYGVHYYAVKDKQGIPWWLGLSYKGIFQYDHQDKVKPRKVFQWRQLENLYFREKKFSVEVHDPRSRASVTRRTFGHSGIAVHTWYACPALIKSIWAMAISQHQFYLDRKQSKSKIHAARSLSEIAIDLTETGTLKTSKLANMGSKGKIISGSSGSLLSSGSQESDSSQTAKKDMLAALRARQEALEETLRQRLEELKNICIREAELTGKLPKEYPLDPGEEAPTVRRKIGTAFKLDEQKILPKGEEQELERLEREFAIQSQITEAARRLASDPHVSSKKLKKQRKTSYLNALKKLQEIENSINEYRVRSGKKPTQRASLIIEEANIGSEDSSLSDALVLDDDDSQVTGTPNFSPMASPHKGLPPRPPSHSRPPPPQSLDGLRHLHFGRADYDKSPIKPKMWSESSLDEPYEKVKKRSSHSSHRRFPSSGSTEAGGSNSLQSSPIRSLPQWNSQSSMPSTPDLRTRTPHYVHSTRSVDISPTRLHSLAQHFRNRSSSLESQGKLLTSEPDAHPHALGTLGSPDFLLGPTRSSNGSDPLDDCSSCTSQSSSEHFYPAGGPLAPGSNPNYSTLGEDSPSKARQRQRQRHRSAGHLGSSNSGSMPNLAAKNGSVGGSGGGGISGGHHGVYLHSQSQPSSQYRIKEYPLYVEGSPNPVVVRSLESDQEGHYSVKAQFKTSSSYTAGGLYKEAWGGEDGGEGGGRLTPSRSQIVRTPSLGREGSGGGGGGRAAVSEELRCWYQRSSGSLKERSHSHSGSTSSETGSQQGTLGHGRGSRVGTLAKGSPVASPHSQRSMTPSSEQAATPTPPCSPQHILNWQSGSFSDSCFLGSPSCSELADVQWYRRDKAKPGTLV